The following are from one region of the Equus przewalskii isolate Varuska chromosome 21, EquPr2, whole genome shotgun sequence genome:
- the ZHX3 gene encoding zinc fingers and homeoboxes protein 3 isoform X2 encodes MASKRKSTTPCMIPVKTVVLQDASAEAQPSEALHEGPQQDLPSEAPATSSEAAQNSSSTDGTALANGHRSTLDGYSYSCKYCDFRSQDITQFMGHMNSEHTDFNKDPTFICTECSFLAKTPEGLSLHNAKCHSGEASFGWNVAKLDNHVVVEQSVPESTSTPDLLAEPNAEGTDGQAEIIITKTPIMKIMKGKPEAKKIHTLKENVPSQPVGEALPNPLAGETEVKEGDHSFVNGAVPVSQASTNSAKTPHVANGPLIGTVPVLPAGIAQFLSLQQQPPVHAQHHAHQPLPTSKSLPKVMIPLSSIPTYNAAMDSNSFLKNSFHKFPYPTKAELCYLTVVTKYPEEQLKIWFTAQRLKQGISWSPEEIEDARKKMFNTVIQSVPQPTITVLNTPLVANAGNVQHLIQAALPGHVVGQPEGTAGGLLVTQPLMANGLQAPSSSLPVAVTSIPKQPTVAPINTVCSNTTSAVKVVNAAQSLLTACPSITSQAFLDASIYKNKKSHEQLSALKGSFCRNQFPGQSEVEHLTKVTGLSTREVRKWFSDRRYHCRNLKGSRAMMAGDHGSILIDSVPEVPFSPSSKAPEVTCIPTAATLATYPSAKRQSWHQTPDFTPTKYKERAPEQLRALESSFAQNPLPLDEELDRLRTETKMTRREIDSWFSERRKKANAEETKKTDESASQGEEEAAEGEGGEEDLASDLRVLGENGSPETPGNHTLAERKVSPIKINLKNLRVTEANGKSELPGLGTCEPEDDGLSKLAEQPPGRVSYKKTAQQRHLLRQLFVQTQWPSNQDYDSIMAQTGLPRPEVVRWFGDSRYALKNGQLKWYEDYKRGNFPPGLLVIAPGNRELLQDYYMTHKMLYEEDLQSLCDKTQMSSQQVKQWFAEKMGEETRAVADTGSEDQGPGDPAAVHKGMGETYSEVSENSESWEPSAPEASSEPFDTPSPQAGLQLETD; translated from the exons ATGGCCAGCAAGAGGAAATCCACCACCCCATGCATGATCCCCGTGAAGACTGTGGTGCTGCAGGATGCCAGTGCAGAGGCCCAGCCCTCTGAGGCTTTGCACGAAGGACCCCAGCAGGATCTGCCCTCAGAAGCACCTGCCACCAGCAGCGAGGCAGCCCAGAACTCCAGCAGTACTGACGGCACTGCACTGGCCAATGGGCATCGGAGCACTTTGGATGGTTATTCATATTCCTGTAAATACTGTGATTTCAGATCCCAGGACATAACCCAATTTATGGGACACATGAACTCAGAGCACACAGACTTTAATAAAGACCCAACCTTTATATGCACTGAGTGCAGTTTTCTGGCAAAAACTCCTGAGGGGCTTTCTCTGCACAATGCCAAGTGTCACTCAGGGGAAGCCAGCTTTGGGTGGAATGTGGCCAAGCTAGACAATCATGTAGTTGTAGAGCAGAGTGTCCCTGAGAGCACCAGCACTCCTGACCTATTGGCTGAGCCCAATGCAGAAGGGACTGATGGACAGGCTGAAATCATCATTACCAAAACTCCAATCATGAAGATAATGAAAGGTAAACCTGAAGCCAAAAAAATCCATACTCTCAAGGAGAATGTCCCCAGCCAGCCAGTTGGTGAGGCCTTACCGAACCCGTTGGCTGGGGAAACGGAGGTGAAAGAGGGAGACCACTCCTTTGTCAATGGGGCGGTCCCAGTCAGCCAGGCATCTACCAACTCTGCAAAAACCCCCCATGTGGCCAATGGGCCCCTGATAGGAACAGTGCCAGTTTTGCCAGCTGGTATAGCACAGttcctctccctccagcagcAGCCCCCGGTGCATGCCCAGCACCATGCCCACCAGCCACTGCCCACATCCAAGTCCCTTCCCAAAGTGATGATCCCCCTGAGCAGCATTCCAACGTACAATGCAGCCATGGACTCCAACAGCTTTCTGAAGAACTCTTTCCACAAGTTCCCCTACCCAACCAAAGCTGAGCTCTGCTATTTGACCGTAGTCACCAAGTATCCAGAAGAACAGCTCAAGATCTGGTTCACAGCCCAAAGGCTGAAACAAGGTATCAGCTGGTCCCCTGAGGAGATCGAGGACGCCaggaaaaagatgttcaatacaGTCATTCAGTCCGTACCTCAGCCCACAATCACCGTTCTGAATACTCCCCTGGTTGCCAATGCTGGCAATGTCCAACATCTCATCCAGGCTGCTCTACCAGGCCATGTTGTGGGACAGCCAGAGGGCACAGCAGGGGGTCTTCTGGTCACTCAGCCACTGATGGCCAATGGGTTGCAGGCACCAAGCTCGTCTCTCCCAGTAGCAGTTACGTCCATCCCCAAGCAGCCAACTGTTGCGCCCATTAACACTGTGTGTTCAAATACAACGTCTGCTGTGAAGGTGGTCAATGCAGCCCAATCACTCCTCACAGCATGCCCCAGCATAACTTCCCAAGCCTTCCTTGATGCtagcatttacaaaaataagaaatctcATGAACAGCTGTCAGCTCTGAAAGGTAGCTTCTGCCGGAACCAGTTCCCAGGACAGAGTGAAGTTGAACATCTGACCAAAGTGACTGGCCTCAGTACCAGAGAGGTGCGGAAATGGTTCAGTGATCGGAGATACCACTGCCGGAACCTGAAGGGCTCCAGAGCCATGATGGCTGGAGATCATGGCTCCATCCTCATCGACTCTGTGCCAGAGGTGCCCTTCTCCCCATCGTCCAAGGCCCCTGAGGTGACTTGCATCCCAACAGCGGCCACCCTGGCCACCTACCCTTCTGCCAAACGACAGTCCTGGCACCAGACCCCTGACTTCACACCAACCAAATACAAGGAGCGAGCCCCTGAGCAGCTCAGAGCCCTGGAGAGCAGTTTTGCACAAAACCCACTTCCTCTTGATGAGGAGCTGGACCGCCTGAGGACTGAAACCAAAATGACTCGAAGAGAGATTGATAGCTGGTTTTCAGAGAGACGGAAAAAAGCGAATGCTGAGGAGACCAAGAAGACCGATGAGAGTGCCtctcagggagaggaggaggctgctgagggggagggtggagaagagGACCTGGCCAGTGACCTGAGGGTCCTTGGTGAAAATGGCTCCCCAGAAACACCCGGCAACCACACCTTGGCAGAACGTAAAGTCAGCCCCATCAAAATCAACCTCAAGAACCTGCGGGTCACTGAAGCCAATGGCAAAAGCGAGCTTCCAGGGCTGGGCACCTGTGAGCCTGAAGATGACGGGTTGAGCAAGCTGGCAGAGCAGCCCCCAGGCAGAGTGAGCTACAAAAAGACAGCCCAGCAGCGGCATTTGCTGCGGCAACTCTTTGTGCAGACACAGTGGCCAAGCAACCAGGACTATGACTCCATCATGGCCCAGACAGGTCTGCCGCGGCCAGAGGTGGTGCGCTGGTTTGGGGACAGCAGGTATGCCCTGAAGAATGGCCAGCTCAAGTGGTACGAAGACTACAAGCGAGGCAATTTCCCACCAGGGCTGCTGGTCATCGCCCCTGGCAACCGGGAGCTGCTGCAAGACTATTACATGACCCACAAGATGCTATACGAGGAGGACCTGCAGAGCCTCTGCGACAAGACCCAGATGAGCTCACAGCAGGTTAAGCAGTGGTTTGCTGAGAAAATGGGTGAAGAGACCCGGGCCGTGGCTGACACAGGCAGTGAGGACCAGGGACCTGGCGACCCTGCAGCAGTTCACAAAGGGATGGGTGAAACCTATTCAGAGGTGTCCGAGAACAGTGAGTCATGGGAACCCAGTGCCCCTGAGGCCAGCTCAGAGCCCTTTGACACACCAAGTCCCCAGGCTGGACTTCAGCTGG AAACAGACTGA
- the ZHX3 gene encoding zinc fingers and homeoboxes protein 3 isoform X1 — protein sequence MASKRKSTTPCMIPVKTVVLQDASAEAQPSEALHEGPQQDLPSEAPATSSEAAQNSSSTDGTALANGHRSTLDGYSYSCKYCDFRSQDITQFMGHMNSEHTDFNKDPTFICTECSFLAKTPEGLSLHNAKCHSGEASFGWNVAKLDNHVVVEQSVPESTSTPDLLAEPNAEGTDGQAEIIITKTPIMKIMKGKPEAKKIHTLKENVPSQPVGEALPNPLAGETEVKEGDHSFVNGAVPVSQASTNSAKTPHVANGPLIGTVPVLPAGIAQFLSLQQQPPVHAQHHAHQPLPTSKSLPKVMIPLSSIPTYNAAMDSNSFLKNSFHKFPYPTKAELCYLTVVTKYPEEQLKIWFTAQRLKQGISWSPEEIEDARKKMFNTVIQSVPQPTITVLNTPLVANAGNVQHLIQAALPGHVVGQPEGTAGGLLVTQPLMANGLQAPSSSLPVAVTSIPKQPTVAPINTVCSNTTSAVKVVNAAQSLLTACPSITSQAFLDASIYKNKKSHEQLSALKGSFCRNQFPGQSEVEHLTKVTGLSTREVRKWFSDRRYHCRNLKGSRAMMAGDHGSILIDSVPEVPFSPSSKAPEVTCIPTAATLATYPSAKRQSWHQTPDFTPTKYKERAPEQLRALESSFAQNPLPLDEELDRLRTETKMTRREIDSWFSERRKKANAEETKKTDESASQGEEEAAEGEGGEEDLASDLRVLGENGSPETPGNHTLAERKVSPIKINLKNLRVTEANGKSELPGLGTCEPEDDGLSKLAEQPPGRVSYKKTAQQRHLLRQLFVQTQWPSNQDYDSIMAQTGLPRPEVVRWFGDSRYALKNGQLKWYEDYKRGNFPPGLLVIAPGNRELLQDYYMTHKMLYEEDLQSLCDKTQMSSQQVKQWFAEKMGEETRAVADTGSEDQGPGDPAAVHKGMGETYSEVSENSESWEPSAPEASSEPFDTPSPQAGLQLGLITGWPRSVVTQLFTRGCGN from the exons ATGGCCAGCAAGAGGAAATCCACCACCCCATGCATGATCCCCGTGAAGACTGTGGTGCTGCAGGATGCCAGTGCAGAGGCCCAGCCCTCTGAGGCTTTGCACGAAGGACCCCAGCAGGATCTGCCCTCAGAAGCACCTGCCACCAGCAGCGAGGCAGCCCAGAACTCCAGCAGTACTGACGGCACTGCACTGGCCAATGGGCATCGGAGCACTTTGGATGGTTATTCATATTCCTGTAAATACTGTGATTTCAGATCCCAGGACATAACCCAATTTATGGGACACATGAACTCAGAGCACACAGACTTTAATAAAGACCCAACCTTTATATGCACTGAGTGCAGTTTTCTGGCAAAAACTCCTGAGGGGCTTTCTCTGCACAATGCCAAGTGTCACTCAGGGGAAGCCAGCTTTGGGTGGAATGTGGCCAAGCTAGACAATCATGTAGTTGTAGAGCAGAGTGTCCCTGAGAGCACCAGCACTCCTGACCTATTGGCTGAGCCCAATGCAGAAGGGACTGATGGACAGGCTGAAATCATCATTACCAAAACTCCAATCATGAAGATAATGAAAGGTAAACCTGAAGCCAAAAAAATCCATACTCTCAAGGAGAATGTCCCCAGCCAGCCAGTTGGTGAGGCCTTACCGAACCCGTTGGCTGGGGAAACGGAGGTGAAAGAGGGAGACCACTCCTTTGTCAATGGGGCGGTCCCAGTCAGCCAGGCATCTACCAACTCTGCAAAAACCCCCCATGTGGCCAATGGGCCCCTGATAGGAACAGTGCCAGTTTTGCCAGCTGGTATAGCACAGttcctctccctccagcagcAGCCCCCGGTGCATGCCCAGCACCATGCCCACCAGCCACTGCCCACATCCAAGTCCCTTCCCAAAGTGATGATCCCCCTGAGCAGCATTCCAACGTACAATGCAGCCATGGACTCCAACAGCTTTCTGAAGAACTCTTTCCACAAGTTCCCCTACCCAACCAAAGCTGAGCTCTGCTATTTGACCGTAGTCACCAAGTATCCAGAAGAACAGCTCAAGATCTGGTTCACAGCCCAAAGGCTGAAACAAGGTATCAGCTGGTCCCCTGAGGAGATCGAGGACGCCaggaaaaagatgttcaatacaGTCATTCAGTCCGTACCTCAGCCCACAATCACCGTTCTGAATACTCCCCTGGTTGCCAATGCTGGCAATGTCCAACATCTCATCCAGGCTGCTCTACCAGGCCATGTTGTGGGACAGCCAGAGGGCACAGCAGGGGGTCTTCTGGTCACTCAGCCACTGATGGCCAATGGGTTGCAGGCACCAAGCTCGTCTCTCCCAGTAGCAGTTACGTCCATCCCCAAGCAGCCAACTGTTGCGCCCATTAACACTGTGTGTTCAAATACAACGTCTGCTGTGAAGGTGGTCAATGCAGCCCAATCACTCCTCACAGCATGCCCCAGCATAACTTCCCAAGCCTTCCTTGATGCtagcatttacaaaaataagaaatctcATGAACAGCTGTCAGCTCTGAAAGGTAGCTTCTGCCGGAACCAGTTCCCAGGACAGAGTGAAGTTGAACATCTGACCAAAGTGACTGGCCTCAGTACCAGAGAGGTGCGGAAATGGTTCAGTGATCGGAGATACCACTGCCGGAACCTGAAGGGCTCCAGAGCCATGATGGCTGGAGATCATGGCTCCATCCTCATCGACTCTGTGCCAGAGGTGCCCTTCTCCCCATCGTCCAAGGCCCCTGAGGTGACTTGCATCCCAACAGCGGCCACCCTGGCCACCTACCCTTCTGCCAAACGACAGTCCTGGCACCAGACCCCTGACTTCACACCAACCAAATACAAGGAGCGAGCCCCTGAGCAGCTCAGAGCCCTGGAGAGCAGTTTTGCACAAAACCCACTTCCTCTTGATGAGGAGCTGGACCGCCTGAGGACTGAAACCAAAATGACTCGAAGAGAGATTGATAGCTGGTTTTCAGAGAGACGGAAAAAAGCGAATGCTGAGGAGACCAAGAAGACCGATGAGAGTGCCtctcagggagaggaggaggctgctgagggggagggtggagaagagGACCTGGCCAGTGACCTGAGGGTCCTTGGTGAAAATGGCTCCCCAGAAACACCCGGCAACCACACCTTGGCAGAACGTAAAGTCAGCCCCATCAAAATCAACCTCAAGAACCTGCGGGTCACTGAAGCCAATGGCAAAAGCGAGCTTCCAGGGCTGGGCACCTGTGAGCCTGAAGATGACGGGTTGAGCAAGCTGGCAGAGCAGCCCCCAGGCAGAGTGAGCTACAAAAAGACAGCCCAGCAGCGGCATTTGCTGCGGCAACTCTTTGTGCAGACACAGTGGCCAAGCAACCAGGACTATGACTCCATCATGGCCCAGACAGGTCTGCCGCGGCCAGAGGTGGTGCGCTGGTTTGGGGACAGCAGGTATGCCCTGAAGAATGGCCAGCTCAAGTGGTACGAAGACTACAAGCGAGGCAATTTCCCACCAGGGCTGCTGGTCATCGCCCCTGGCAACCGGGAGCTGCTGCAAGACTATTACATGACCCACAAGATGCTATACGAGGAGGACCTGCAGAGCCTCTGCGACAAGACCCAGATGAGCTCACAGCAGGTTAAGCAGTGGTTTGCTGAGAAAATGGGTGAAGAGACCCGGGCCGTGGCTGACACAGGCAGTGAGGACCAGGGACCTGGCGACCCTGCAGCAGTTCACAAAGGGATGGGTGAAACCTATTCAGAGGTGTCCGAGAACAGTGAGTCATGGGAACCCAGTGCCCCTGAGGCCAGCTCAGAGCCCTTTGACACACCAAGTCCCCAGGCTGGACTTCAGCTGG GCCTCATCACAGGATGGCCCAGGAGCGTTGTAACTCAGCTCTTCACAAGAGGCTGTGGAAACTGA